ACTCTATCCTGCGATGGAGGACTTTTCCCTTTCCATCATAGTCGGCAAGGGGCCGCTTGCGCGGAGCATAAGGCTCGCTCTGCCGAAATTCACGCTGATCGGCGCGACGACGCGCCTCGGCCTGCTTACGTCGCCGCTGCGCGCGCGCTTCGGGATAGTCGAGCAGCTTCACCTCTATTCGTCCGGGGAACTGACCGCCATAGTTAAGCGGGGGGCCGGCGTCCTCGGCGCGAAGATAGCCGACGACGCGGCAGAGGAGATAGGCCTGCGCTCGCGCGGGACGCCGCGTGTCGCGCTGCGCCTGCTGCGCCGCGTCCGCGACGTCGCCGAGGTAAAAAAAGCTCCGTCCATAGAGCGCGGCCTCGCGCGCTACGCTCTTGACATGCTCGGGGTGGACCCTGAGGGGCTCGACGAAGGTGACAGGAAATTCCTGCGCGCGCTGGTCGAGCTTTTCGACGGCGGCCCGGTAGGGCTTTCGACTCTTGCCGCAGCCCTCAACGAGGACGGGCAGACGATAGAGGACATCTACGAACCCTATCTGATTCAAAAAGGGCTTCTCGAACGCACGCCGCGCGGACGCAGAGCGACCCGCAATACCTGGGACTATCTCGGCGTCCCGGTATCTCAGCACTTCATACAGCTGCAGAACAGCCAGCAGAGCCTCTTTCCGGCGGAGGATGACGCGCAGTGAATCAGATAGGAAAGATGCTCATAGCCGCCGGTCTTTTGCTCGCCGCGCTCGGCGTCTGCCTTATCGCCGCCGGCAAGCTTAACATACCGTTCGGAAAACTGCCCGGAGACATAACCTATCAGAAGAAAAATTTGACGGTCTTCGCGCCCTTCGGCACGATGCTATTTGTAAGCGTCATATTGACGCTGATACTGAATATCTTTTCAAGGTGGAAGTAGTGAAAAAATTTATAATTATAACTTTGCTGTTCCTTTGCGCGCAGGCCGCGGAAGCCCGCGACATCTCCGTGCTGATACGGCAGGATGTCAGGCAGTGCTCCGTCGCTGGCACCTCTTACTATATAACCGTCGCCGACGGCGGCGTGACGCCCGAGATAACCGGAACCTTTTCGCTTTACGCGAACGGCGCGTCGCTTTCGGCCGGCTCCGTCAGCTACGCTATGCCGGCCACCGTTTCATCGCGGAATCCGATAACGATCGACGGAAAAAGCTACCGCGGAAAGATAGTATTTGAAAGCGGCTACGGCGGCTTCAACATCGTAAACGTCGTCGACATGGAGGAATACCTGAAGGGCGTGCTGAAAGACGAGATGAGCCCAGCCTGGCCCGCCGAGGCCTTGAAGGCTCAGGCCGTTCTCGCCAGGACCTTCGCATCCGGGTCAAAAAAACACGGCAGATACGACGTCTG
This DNA window, taken from Synergistes jonesii, encodes the following:
- the ruvB gene encoding Holliday junction branch migration DNA helicase RuvB — its product is MEDENRQRHKLIETMRREKEDEVATLRPQELNDFIGQSGLKDKLTIFMKASLQRGEPLDHTLFYGPPGLGKTTLAGIIAKEMKGTLRMTTGPALERAGDLAAILSNIQPNDVLFIDEIHRMAPNIEEILYPAMEDFSLSIIVGKGPLARSIRLALPKFTLIGATTRLGLLTSPLRARFGIVEQLHLYSSGELTAIVKRGAGVLGAKIADDAAEEIGLRSRGTPRVALRLLRRVRDVAEVKKAPSIERGLARYALDMLGVDPEGLDEGDRKFLRALVELFDGGPVGLSTLAAALNEDGQTIEDIYEPYLIQKGLLERTPRGRRATRNTWDYLGVPVSQHFIQLQNSQQSLFPAEDDAQ
- a CDS encoding DUF2905 domain-containing protein; the encoded protein is MNQIGKMLIAAGLLLAALGVCLIAAGKLNIPFGKLPGDITYQKKNLTVFAPFGTMLFVSVILTLILNIFSRWK